One window from the genome of Spiractinospora alimapuensis encodes:
- a CDS encoding ABC transporter ATP-binding protein, which translates to MITNLYRLIPLPRMILRLGALNAVLAVLQGLLLGCLIPLLRALLPTPDFAAAAPWLGIAGTGIVIYGVLTVIASPIGFAASGDLAARLRHQLMTHATTLPLGWFTAENKTRLARATTTDAGNIGHLAVTTGGPAITGTLTPLTIIAVTMAVEWRVALLLAVILIVSLLVLRRAGRISSQAELELDLAASEVASRAVEVGQAQPVLRAAGLGTRGTPRTRQALDDHREVYRRGLRRSALPDLMFTAVVTAGFVATLAVCGFLLVGGSIGVVDAIALLVLVARFTEPLSNLIELVGALHAMDNSVNRVRAILATPGLPILTPGTERIGEASLEFDDVTFTYDEGPPALRSVSFRVEPGSTTALVGPSGSGKSTIARLAARFFDPDSGVVRMGGTDLRHIDQEVLLGEIAIVFQDVYLLDDTIEENLRIARPRATWAELEDAAHKARLDSVIAHLPEGWRTRAGEGGSRLSGGERQRVALARAFLKDARVVLVDEGASALDPENERAISDAIAALATDDRRTVVVIAHRPATLRAADRVVALDEGAVVESGPARELRTGDGLFARLHSQYERANQWQITTDGQRRA; encoded by the coding sequence ATGATCACGAATCTCTACCGCCTGATCCCGCTCCCACGGATGATCCTGCGGTTGGGCGCCCTCAACGCTGTCCTCGCGGTGCTCCAGGGCCTGCTCTTGGGCTGTCTCATCCCCCTCCTGCGCGCGCTACTGCCGACGCCAGACTTCGCCGCCGCGGCTCCGTGGCTGGGGATAGCGGGAACCGGCATCGTCATCTACGGCGTGTTGACCGTGATCGCGAGTCCAATCGGATTCGCCGCCAGCGGGGATCTCGCCGCGCGACTTCGCCACCAGTTGATGACCCACGCGACGACCCTGCCACTCGGATGGTTCACCGCGGAGAACAAGACGCGGCTGGCCCGCGCGACGACCACCGACGCCGGCAATATCGGCCACCTCGCCGTGACAACGGGAGGCCCGGCGATCACGGGCACGTTGACCCCGCTCACGATCATCGCGGTGACCATGGCCGTGGAGTGGCGCGTGGCGCTCCTCCTGGCCGTCATCCTCATCGTCTCCCTCCTGGTGCTGCGCCGCGCGGGACGGATCTCCTCCCAGGCCGAGCTCGAGTTGGACCTCGCCGCGTCGGAGGTGGCGAGCCGCGCCGTAGAGGTGGGCCAGGCCCAACCCGTACTGCGAGCCGCCGGACTCGGTACCCGCGGTACCCCCAGAACGCGCCAGGCACTGGACGACCACCGTGAGGTCTACCGCCGTGGGCTGCGTCGCAGCGCCCTGCCCGACCTCATGTTCACCGCCGTGGTCACCGCGGGGTTCGTCGCCACCCTCGCCGTGTGCGGTTTCCTCCTCGTCGGGGGATCGATCGGTGTCGTTGACGCGATCGCGCTCCTGGTGCTCGTCGCGCGTTTCACCGAACCGCTCAGCAACCTGATCGAACTCGTGGGCGCGCTCCACGCCATGGACAACTCCGTGAACCGCGTGCGGGCCATTCTCGCGACCCCTGGGCTCCCCATACTGACGCCCGGCACCGAGCGGATAGGGGAGGCCAGCCTCGAGTTCGACGACGTCACCTTCACCTACGACGAGGGCCCGCCCGCACTCCGATCGGTCTCCTTCCGTGTCGAACCGGGCAGCACCACCGCGCTGGTGGGACCCTCCGGATCCGGCAAGTCCACGATCGCGCGCCTAGCCGCCCGCTTCTTCGACCCCGACAGCGGCGTCGTACGTATGGGGGGTACGGATCTTCGGCACATCGACCAGGAAGTCCTGCTCGGGGAGATCGCGATCGTGTTCCAGGACGTCTACCTCCTGGACGACACCATCGAGGAGAACCTTCGTATCGCACGGCCGCGGGCGACATGGGCGGAACTGGAGGACGCGGCACACAAGGCGCGGTTGGACTCGGTGATCGCCCACCTGCCCGAGGGCTGGCGAACCCGGGCCGGGGAGGGCGGATCGCGTCTGTCCGGCGGAGAACGCCAACGGGTCGCGCTGGCCCGTGCCTTCCTGAAGGACGCCCGCGTGGTGCTGGTCGACGAGGGCGCCTCGGCGCTCGACCCGGAGAACGAACGCGCGATCAGCGACGCGATCGCCGCGCTCGCCACCGACGACCGACGCACCGTCGTCGTGATCGCGCACCGTCCCGCCACCCTTCGCGCCGCGGACCGGGTCGTCGCGCTTGACGAGGGTGCGGTCGTCGAGTCGGGACCCGCGCGGGAGCTGCGAACGGGAGACGGCCTCTTCGCTCGACTGCACTCCCAGTACGAGCGGGCGAACCAGTGGCAGATCACCACCGACGGGCAGAGGAGGGCATGA
- a CDS encoding ABC transporter ATP-binding protein yields MSTTTATEASPHEKPPDPVDPPPSDRLAGGDALGSLLRPVRPHLIGCGLLAGVAAAAGFAPYVAVAQIAHLLVADAGPVATPAVWGWVAFGAAGAGLRLVLVFASSRLGHYADARLLHDLRERMVRRLGVVPLGWFREHGSGVVKRRMTNDLEDMHLLIAHSLGEVIGAAVAIVVGLTYLASVDLTMTAVTAGALAAIAVWFQISMRSMSHHLDGLVRAEERISAASVEYGDGVAVVKTFGTDGRVLRRFVDAVEEYRTAFARWTSEVRYSSAVTRLLGAEMSLLAILAVVGLTLVHNGSLSMAELLPFWVIGVGLPTSINPAVQGAQGLRKGRVAAQRVEDLLTLDPLATPSQPQHPRGSEVEFDHVTFSYDGRTPALDQVSAVCRPGTVTAVVGPSGAGKSTLASLVPRFYDVTGGAVRIGGVDVRDMDAATLLGSMALVFQDVMLLRDTVAANIRVTRPEASDADVVAAAKAAHVHEVIERLPDGYSTVLDGTGGLSGGERQRLTIARAILSDAPIVILDEATASLDADSEAAVQNALNRLIVGRTVLVVAHRLHTIAAVDQILVLESGGLVERGTHAELLRARGVYARMWAAQGVEEP; encoded by the coding sequence ATGAGTACTACGACGGCGACCGAAGCATCCCCGCATGAGAAACCGCCAGATCCCGTCGATCCTCCTCCGTCCGACCGACTCGCCGGAGGCGACGCGCTGGGGAGCCTCCTCCGTCCGGTGCGACCGCACCTGATCGGGTGCGGCCTGTTGGCGGGCGTGGCGGCCGCCGCCGGCTTCGCGCCGTACGTGGCCGTCGCGCAGATCGCACACCTGCTCGTGGCCGACGCGGGTCCCGTCGCCACGCCCGCCGTATGGGGGTGGGTCGCGTTCGGGGCCGCGGGCGCCGGACTTCGACTCGTCCTCGTGTTCGCCTCGTCCCGCCTGGGCCACTACGCCGACGCCCGGCTCCTGCACGACCTGCGCGAGCGCATGGTGCGACGACTCGGAGTCGTGCCGCTCGGCTGGTTCAGAGAGCACGGATCGGGGGTGGTCAAGCGTCGGATGACCAACGACCTGGAGGACATGCACCTACTCATCGCGCACTCGCTCGGCGAGGTCATCGGTGCGGCCGTCGCGATCGTCGTCGGCCTGACCTATCTGGCGAGCGTCGACCTCACCATGACCGCCGTGACCGCCGGAGCGCTCGCGGCGATCGCCGTGTGGTTCCAGATCTCGATGCGTTCCATGAGCCACCACCTCGACGGCCTGGTCCGCGCGGAGGAGCGCATCAGTGCCGCCAGCGTCGAGTACGGCGACGGGGTCGCGGTCGTCAAGACCTTCGGTACCGACGGACGCGTGCTGCGCCGATTCGTCGACGCGGTCGAGGAGTACAGGACGGCCTTCGCCCGGTGGACCTCGGAGGTTCGCTACAGCTCCGCCGTCACCCGCCTCCTCGGCGCGGAGATGTCCCTCCTGGCGATCCTCGCGGTCGTGGGTCTCACGCTCGTACACAACGGGTCGCTGTCCATGGCGGAGCTGCTTCCGTTCTGGGTGATCGGGGTCGGCCTGCCCACGTCCATCAATCCCGCGGTCCAAGGGGCGCAGGGACTGCGGAAGGGGCGCGTCGCGGCGCAGCGAGTCGAGGACCTGCTGACTCTGGATCCCCTCGCGACCCCCTCCCAGCCCCAACACCCTCGGGGCTCCGAGGTCGAGTTCGACCACGTCACCTTCTCCTACGACGGGCGGACGCCAGCCCTCGACCAGGTCTCGGCGGTGTGTCGGCCCGGTACCGTCACGGCTGTCGTGGGCCCCTCGGGGGCGGGCAAGTCGACCCTCGCCAGCCTCGTCCCCCGCTTCTACGACGTGACAGGGGGCGCGGTGCGGATCGGGGGCGTGGACGTCCGGGACATGGACGCGGCCACACTCCTGGGTTCGATGGCGCTGGTGTTCCAGGACGTCATGCTGCTGCGGGACACCGTCGCCGCGAACATCCGGGTCACCCGCCCGGAGGCGAGCGACGCGGATGTGGTCGCCGCCGCCAAGGCGGCCCACGTCCACGAGGTGATCGAGCGCCTGCCCGACGGATACTCCACCGTCCTGGACGGAACGGGCGGACTCTCTGGAGGCGAACGGCAGCGTCTCACCATCGCCCGGGCGATCCTCTCCGACGCGCCGATCGTCATCCTCGACGAAGCGACGGCCTCCCTCGACGCCGACAGCGAGGCCGCGGTGCAGAATGCCCTGAACCGGTTGATCGTGGGACGCACGGTGCTCGTCGTCGCCCACCGTCTGCACACCATCGCGGCCGTCGACCAGATCCTGGTGCTGGAGTCCGGAGGCCTGGTCGAACGCGGGACACACGCCGAACTCCTGCGCGCACGCGGTGTCTACGCGCGCATGTGGGCCGCTCAGGGGGTGGAGGAGCCGTGA